One genomic region from Saccharomyces cerevisiae S288C chromosome XI, complete sequence encodes:
- the MEH1 gene encoding Meh1p (Subunit of EGO/GSE complex; vacuolar/endosomal membrane-associated EGO/GSE complex regulates exit from rapamycin-induced growth arrest, stimulating microautophagy and sorting of Gap1p from endosome to plasma membrane; targeted to vacuole via AP-3 pathway; loss results in defect in vacuolar acidification): MGAVLSCCRNHSGEENEALLREQQAGYGSQGNANDEYDAEQMRLKEHEHEQKLLAREQELRDIVANTNDKLIDISMINNSGIVIQGTDLQEALDKRQQEEGGDSREDERSAGDDNLSGHSVPSSGSAQATTHQTAPRTNTFTLLTSPDSAKISKEQLKKLHSNILNEIFSQSQVNKPGPLTVPF; encoded by the coding sequence ATGGGAGCCGTACTCAGCTGTTGTAGAAACCATTCCGGCGAAGAGAATGAAGCTTTGCTGAGGGAACAGCAGGCAGGCTATGGAAGTCAAGGAAACGCAAATGACGAATACGATGCCGAACAAATGCGGTTGAAGGAACACGAACACGAACAGAAACTGCTGGCCAGGGAACAAGAGTTAAGAGACATTGTTGCAAACACCAACGATAAACTAATAGACATATCGATGATAAACAATAGTGGCATTGTAATTCAAGGGACAGACCTGCAAGAAGCTCTTGATAAAAGACAACAGGAAGAAGGTGGAGATTCCCGGGAAGACGAAAGGAGTGCAGGTGATGACAACCTCAGTGGGCACTCAGTGCCTTCAAGCGGATCCGCACAGGCAACTACTCACCAAACTGCACCAAGGACTAATACGTTTACTCTGCTTACATCACCGGATTCAGcgaaaatatcaaaggaACAGTTAAAGAAGTTGCACTCTAATATACtaaatgaaattttcagCCAGTCCCAGGTAAACAAACCAGGCCCCTTGACGGTTCCCTTTTAA
- the MRPL13 gene encoding mitochondrial 54S ribosomal protein mL50 MRPL13 (Mitochondrial ribosomal protein of the large subunit; not essential for mitochondrial translation) produces MSSLLKLHCIRPLPQRSVWLSGYKQKARCIHSSAANGDFMSWFKRKKQEEHQEPVKDTKQLIKDIEEGTNEASSQSSSNNKNRLELIPENFIGEGSRRCKRQKELKLAVSSAPFNQWLSRDKITSDNQLDDMILQATEKTLGKVDQDVQFSDLVAKFQFTKFLQSKSGYLIPDYELTTLSTPLQFKRYIKEKILPSANDPKLAYKEAEPNAIHPFSDNYASPNIYVVNDVTSKEQKSKYDTIMKEIQKLEDDATRKALETARSA; encoded by the coding sequence ATGTCGTCACTGCTTAAATTACATTGTATTAGACCATTGCCGCAAAGGTCGGTCTGGCTCTCTGGCTACAAGCAGAAAGCCAGATGTATTCACAGTTCCGCTGCAAACGGGGACTTTATGTCATGGTTCAAGAGGAAGAAGCAAGAAGAGCACCAAGAGCCTGTCAAGGACACCAAACAGTTGATAAaggatattgaagaaggcACTAACGAGGCTTCCTCTCAATCCTCTTCCAATAACAAAAACAGATTGGAGCTAATaccagaaaattttattggCGAAGGGTCTAGACGGTGTAAGAGACAGAAGGAGTTGAAGCTTGCGGTCTCCTCTGCGCCATTCAATCAGTGGTTATCCAGGGATAAGATTACGTCTGATAATCAGTTAgatgatatgatattgcAGGCAACGGAAAAAACATTGGGCAAAGTAGACCAGGACGTCCAATTCTCTGATTTGGTAGCTAAATTTCAGTTCACCAAATTTTTGCAATCTAAATCTGGCTATCTAATTCCTGATTATGAACTGACCACTTTAAGCACACCCTTGCAGTTTAAAAGGTAtattaaggaaaaaattttgccaTCTGCCAACGATCCTAAACTCGCTTATAAAGAAGCTGAGCCAAATGCTATCCACCCATTTTCTGATAATTACGCGTCACCAAACATATATGTTGTTAACGATGTTACTTCTAAAGAGcaaaaaagtaaatatGATACTATtatgaaagaaattcaaaagttaGAGGATGATGCAACAAGAAAAGCTTTGGAAACAGCAAGATCCGCTTAG
- the FOX2 gene encoding bifunctional hydroxyacyl-CoA dehydrogenase/enoyl-CoA hydratase FOX2 (3-hydroxyacyl-CoA dehydrogenase and enoyl-CoA hydratase; multifunctional enzyme of the peroxisomal fatty acid beta-oxidation pathway; mutation is functionally complemented by human HSD17B4) yields MPGNLSFKDRVVVITGAGGGLGKVYALAYASRGAKVVVNDLGGTLGGSGHNSKAADLVVDEIKKAGGIAVANYDSVNENGEKIIETAIKEFGRVDVLINNAGILRDVSFAKMTEREFASVVDVHLTGGYKLSRAAWPYMRSQKFGRIINTASPAGLFGNFGQANYSAAKMGLVGLAETLAKEGAKYNINVNSIAPLARSRMTENVLPPHILKQLGPEKIVPLVLYLTHESTKVSNSIFELAAGFFGQLRWERSSGQIFNPDPKTYTPEAILNKWKEITDYRDKPFNKTQHPYQLSDYNDLITKAKKLPPNEQGSVKIKSLCNKVVVVTGAGGGLGKSHAIWFARYGAKVVVNDIKDPFSVVEEINKLYGEGTAIPDSHDVVTEAPLIIQTAISKFQRVDILVNNAGILRDKSFLKMKDEEWFAVLKVHLFSTFSLSKAVWPIFTKQKSGFIINTTSTSGIYGNFGQANYAAAKAAILGFSKTIALEGAKRGIIVNVIAPHAETAMTKTIFSEKELSNHFDASQVSPLVVLLASEELQKYSGRRVIGQLFEVGGGWCGQTRWQRSSGYVSIKETIEPEEIKENWNHITDFSRNTINPSSTEESSMATLQAVQKAHSSKELDDGLFKYTTKDCILYNLGLGCTSKELKYTYENDPDFQVLPTFAVIPFMQATATLAMDNLVDNFNYAMLLHGEQYFKLCTPTMPSNGTLKTLAKPLQVLDKNGKAALVVGGFETYDIKTKKLIAYNEGSFFIRGAHVPPEKEVRDGKRAKFAVQNFEVPHGKVPDFEAEISTNKDQAALYRLSGDFNPLHIDPTLAKAVKFPTPILHGLCTLGISAKALFEHYGPYEELKVRFTNVVFPGDTLKVKAWKQGSVVVFQTIDTTRNVIVLDNAAVKLSQAKSKL; encoded by the coding sequence ATGCCTGGAAATTTATCCTTCAAAGATAGAGTTGTTGTAATCACGGGCGCTGGAGGGGGCTTAGGTAAGGTGTATGCACTAGCTTACGCAAGCAGAGGTGCAAAAGTGGTCGTCAATGATCTAGGTGGCACTTTGGGTGGTTCAGGACATAACTCCAAAGCTGCAGACTTAGTGGTGGATGAGATAAAAAAAGCCGGAGGTATAGCTGTGGCAAATTACGACTCtgttaatgaaaatggAGAGAAAATAATTGAAACGGCTATAAAAGAATTCGGCAGGGTTGATGTACTAATTAACAACGCTGGAATATTAAGGGATGTTTCATTTGCAAAGATGACAGAACGTGAGTTTGCATCTGTGGTAGATGTTCATTTGACAGGTGGCTATAAGCTATCGCGTGCTGCTTGGCCTTATATGCGCTCTCAGAAATTTGGTAGAATCATTAACACCGCTTCCCCTGCCGGTctatttggaaattttggtCAAGCTAATTATTCAGCAGCTAAAATGGGCTTAGTTGGTTTGGCGGAAACCCTCGCGAAGGAGGGTGCCAAATACAACATTAATGTTAATTCAATTGCGCCATTGGCTAGATCACGTATGACAGAAAACGTGTTACCACCACATATCTTGAAACAGTTAGGACCGGAAAAAATTGTTCCCTTAGTACTCTATTTGACACACGAAAGTACGAAAGTGTCAAACTCCATTTTTGAACTCGCTGCTGGATTCTTTGGACAGCTCAGATGGGAGAGGTCTTCTGGACAAATTTTCAATCCAGACCCCAAGACATATACTCCTGAAGCAATTTTAAATAAGTGGAAGGAAATCACAGACTATAGGGACAAGCCATTTAACAAAACTCAGCATCCATATCAACTCTCGGATTATAATGATTTAATCAccaaagcaaaaaaattaccTCCCAATGAACAAGGCTCAGTGAAAATCAAGTCGCTTTGCAACAAAGTCGTAGTAGTTACGGGTGCAGGAGGTGGTCTTGGGAAGTCTCATGCAATCTGGTTTGCACGGTACGGTGCGAAGGTAGTTGTAAATGACATCAAGGATCCTTTTTCagttgttgaagaaataaataaactaTATGGTGAAGGCACAGCCATTCCAGATTCCCATGATGTGGTCACCGAAGCTCCTCTCATTATCCAAACTGCAATAAGTAAGTTTCAGAGAGTAGACATCTTGGTCAATAACGCTGGTATTTTGCGTGACAaatcttttttaaaaatgaaagatgAGGAATGGTTTGCTGTCCTGAAAGTCCACCTTTTTTCCACATTTTCATTGTCAAAAGCAGTATGGCCAATATTTACCAAACAAAAGTCTGgatttattatcaataCTACTTCTACCTCAGGAATTTATGGTAATTTTGGACAGGCCAATTATGCCGCTGCAAAAGCCGCCATTTTAGGATTCAGTAAAACTATTGCACTGGAAGGTGCCAAGAGAGGAATTATTGTTAATGTTATCGCTCCTCATGCAGAAACGGCTATGACAAAGACTATATTCTCGGAGAAGGAATTATCAAACCACTTTGATGCATCTCAAGTCTCCCCACTTGTTGTTTTGTTGGCATCTGAAGAACTACAAAAGTATTCTGGAAGAAGGGTTATTGGCCAATTATTCGAAGTTGGCGGTGGTTGGTGTGGGCAAACCAGATGGCAAAGAAGTTCCGGTTATGTTTCTATTAAAGAGACTATTGAACCggaagaaattaaagaaaattggaACCACATCACTGATTTCAGTCGCAACACTATCAACCCGAGCTCCACAGAGGAGTCTTCTATGGCAACCTTGCAAGCCGTGCAAAAAGCGCACTCTTCAAAGGAGTTGGATGATGGATTATTCAAGTACACTACCAAGGATTGTATCTTGTACAATTTAGGACTTGGATGCACAAGCAAAGAGCTTAAGTACACCTACGAGAATGATCCAGACTTCCAAGTTTTGCCCACGTTCGCCGTCATTCCATTTATGCAAGCTACTGCCACACTAGCTATGGACAATTTAGTCGATAACTTCAATTATGCAATGTTACTGCATGGAGAACAATATTTTAAGCTCTGCACGCCGACAATGCCAAGTAATGGAACTCTAAAGACACTTGCTAAACCTTTACAAGTACTTGACAAGAATGGTAAAGCCGCTTTAGTTGTTGGTGGCTTCGAAACTTATGACATTAAAACTAAGAAACTCATAGCTTATAACGAAGGATCGTTCTTCATCAGGGGCGCACATGTACCTCCAGAAAAGGAAGTGAGGGATGGGAAAAGAGCCAAGTTTGCTgtccaaaattttgaagtgCCACATGGAAAGGTACCAGATTTTGAGGCGGAGATTTCTACGAATAAAGATCAAGCCGCATTGTACAGGTTATCTGGCGATTTCAATCCTTTACATATCGATCCCACGCTAGCCAAAGCAGTTAAATTTCCTACGCCAATTCTGCATGGGCTTTGTACATTAGGTATTAGTGCGAAAGCATTGTTTGAACATTATGGTCCATATGAGGAGTTGAAAGTGAGATTTACCAATGTTGTTTTCCCAGGTGATACTCTAAAGGTTAAAGCTTGGAAGCAAGGCTCGGTTGTCGTTTTTCAAACAATTGATACGACCAGAAACGTCATTGTATTGGATAACGCCGCTGTAAAACTATCGCAGGCAAAATCTAAACtataa
- the RSC4 gene encoding Rsc4p (Component of the RSC chromatin remodeling complex; found in close proximity to nucleosomal DNA; displaced from the surface of nucleosomal DNA after chromatin remodeling; acetylated (K25) by Gcn5p, altering replication stress tolerance; contains tandem bromodomains that recognize histone H3 acetylated on K14 (H3K14ac) by Gcn5p), which yields MVVKKRKLATEAGGSDERPKYLPGKHPKNQEKTPHVDYNAPLNPKSELFLDDWHIPKFNRFISFTLDVLIDKYKDIFKDFIKLPSRKFHPQYYYKIQQPMSINEIKSRDYEYEDGPSNFLLDVELLTKNCQAYNEYDSLIVKNSMQVVMLIEFEVLKAKNLKRNYLINSEVKAKLLHYLNKLVDATEKKINQALLGASSPKNLDDKVKLSEPFMELVDKDELPEYYEIVHSPMALSIVKQNLEIGQYSKIYDFIIDMLLVFQNAHIFNDPSALIYKDATTLTNYFNYLIQKEFFPELQDLNERGEINLEFDKFEFENYLAIGGGGPAAAGALAISALDNDIEPESNREDLIDQADYDFNHFEGLGNGYNRSLLTEDYLLNPNNFKKLIAKPETVQSEVKNERSTTSDIEKTNSLESEHLKIPKYNVIKSMQKEMQSLSEQHTMEYKPYKLIQQIYIFSSKNLYSQATKPLLGSRPSCNQNWVEYIFNGNELSQNENAFSFMLQPMQTFLTLQSHLTSSLKDTETLLTINKEPVKSRTSNVNSNLSQPQQQENDVIGNDTKQDIENLTIGGGNNNDIVGNDNDKRNNITEIFDIRLSEGLNHLMFRCEDKISHETEFMNFWINVLP from the coding sequence ATGGTAGTTAAGAAGCGTAAGTTGGCAACTGAGGCCGGTGGCAGTGATGAAAGGCCTAAATACTTGCCGGGAAAACATCCTAAAAACCAAGAGAAAACTCCGCATGTGGATTATAACGCCCCATTAAACCCTAAATCTGAACTTTTTCTAGATGACTGGCATATACCTAAATTTAATCGATTTATTAGTTTCACTTTGGATGTTCTTATCGACAAATACaaagatattttcaaagatttcaTCAAACTACCAAGTAGGAAGTTTCATCCACAGTATTATTACAAGATCCAGCAGCCAATGTCTATTAATGAAATCAAGTCAAGAGATTATGAATACGAAGATGGTCCAagtaattttcttttggatgTTGAGCTACTGACAAAGAATTGTCAAGCTTACAATGAATATGACAGTTTGATTGTAAAAAACTCCATGCAAGTAGTAATGTTGATTGAATTTGAAGTATTGaaggcaaaaaatttgaaaagaaattacttAATTAACAGCGAGGTCAAAGCCAAATTACTGCACTATCTTAATAAGCTAGTTGACGCCacggaaaagaaaatcaacCAGGCTCTGCTGGGTGCGTCATCTCCTAAAAACTTAGACGACAAAGTCAAGCTAAGTGAACCGTTTATGGAATTAGTCGATAAAGATGAACTTCCTGAATATTATGAAATAGTGCATAGCCCCATGGCTTTATCGATCGTAAAGCAGAACCTCGAAATTGGTCAGTATTCCAAGATATATGATTTCATCATTGATATGCTTTTAGTTTTTCAGAATGCTCATATATTCAATGATCCAAGCGCTTTGATTTACAAAGACGCAACAACTTTAACAAATTATTTTAACTACTTAATACAAAAGGAATTCTTCCCAGAGTTACAGGATTTAAATGAACGTGGCGAAATTAATTTAGAATTTGACAAATTCGAATTCGAAAACTACTTAGCtattggtggtggtggtcCAGCCGCAGCAGGTGCGTTAGCTATATCTGCTCTTGATAATGATATTGAGCCAGAATCTAACCGTGAAGATCTTATTGATCAAGCAGATTATGATTTCAATCATTTCGAAGGTCTCGGCAATGGTTATAATCGTTCTCTCCTAACTGAAGATTATTTACTGAACCCAAAcaacttcaaaaagttAATAGCCAAACCGGAAACAGTGCAATCCGAAgtcaaaaatgaaagatcAACGACATCTGATATTGAGAAGACAAACTCCTTAGAGAGCGAACATTTAAAAATCCCCAAATACAATGTTATAAAATCCatgcaaaaagaaatgcaATCACTCTCAGAGCAACACACCATGGAGTATAAGCCCTATAAATTAATACAACAAAtttacattttttcttctaaaaATTTGTATTCGCAGGCAACTAAGCCTTTACTGGGTTCAAGGCCATCATGCAATCAAAATTGGGTAGAGTATATTTTCAATGGTAATGAATTGAgtcaaaatgaaaacgCTTTCTCCTTCATGTTACAACCCATGCAAACTTTTTTAACATTACAGTCTCATTTGACCTCATCATTAAAGGATACAGAGACTTTATTAACCATTAATAAAGAGCCAGTGAAGTCTAGAACTTCAAATGTAAACAGTAACCTTTCCCAACCTCagcaacaagaaaatgatgttATTGGAAACGATACGAAGCAAGATATAGAAAATTTGACAATCGGCGGCGGCAACAATAACGATATTGTTGGTAACGATAATGATAAACGTAATAATATAACCgaaatctttgatattCGCTTATCAGAAGGTTTAAATCATTTGATGTTTAGGTGTGAGGACAAAATATCTCATGAAACGGAATTCATGAATTTCTGGATAAATGTCTTACCATGA
- the TOF2 gene encoding Tof2p (Protein required for rDNA silencing and mitotic rDNA condensation; stimulates Cdc14p phosphatase activity and biphasic release to promote rDNA repeat segregation; required for condensin recruitment to the replication fork barrier site; TOF2 has a paralog, NET1, that arose from the whole genome duplication) — protein sequence MIKMWRLQIVLVPPSAQDIITFLEARLNTPQSVSPMVQYNEDIITHNNSINNCSDPSPTSPSSQNSIQSNRSSDFINYLPNCKKFLHFTDGDNTLLQLSNEILTKFDRLYPNFKESIEIVSLQDRHGCDLDSEFIIKDVFENDGVVLVILKDELDWSRNQHISLLQLARQRRRQDNKPSTKSIVTEKRKKISKEDLSSISNKDTMHLIAKSSLKNNFINKSRVSTPLMNEILPLASKYDALNKEKCPMPLTSTVVASNVHKDVKDHARAKEGVVTQGSDNNKENIPSSTQQQKNDGAKRAESKDLDLLRNSSEDADYEPADENSPQISFDSIDTDFQLSTTSHTNSDMHIQYSNPSSGAHSPRKSSLEIKVQNKKGDDLPLNDKDIGENCRRIEAFSDEEDFNETDNDRADSFINNSKKASMGFRDINSDLDSVSFNSDIENAVQSTQSTKNVVSPPFFPEKELNNRLHQSQGKEALFRLVEKEFPDKSLGAASSTSHAKDVKIQETIRKLNRFKPTGETKVQKRNSITEPYYGKFGIMKKDKPKSITSKGVSLETKHFDDPNTIISGEKFAKFGKIKVKRKTDDVGSKVIEFKRKRNMGNRSLKDIFANAGKPPNAASTIKVVKLMRDPVDNSKDKVEATSNSTAQEQEQVSPKLPVMNSTPGKRKNGQAIPSSLERTPQLKKVKVTRSHSSPSSSSSMSLESSLDSSSSDDSDDDSDSRNVQVKKINFKTSHGPAGNSNGKPMLDVDDNEINTKKYQTPKYVESDEDDQ from the coding sequence atgataaaaatgtGGAGGTTACAGATTGTACTGGTGCCGCCAAGTGCTCAAGATATTATCACATTTCTCGAAGCACGCTTGAATACTCCACAATCAGTGTCTCCTATGGTCCAGTATAATGAAGATATAATTACGCACAACAACAGTATCAATAACTGTAGCGACCCCTCTCCTACGAGCCCGTCTTCGCAAAATTCTATTCAGTCGAATCGTAGTAGTGATTTCATTAACTACCTCCCGAATTGTAAAAAGTTTTTACATTTTACGGACGGTGACAATACCCTTTTACAACTATCTAATGAAATTTTAACTAAATTTGATAGACTTTAtccaaatttcaaagaatccATTGAAATCGTATCTCTACAAGATAGGCATGGTTGTGATTTGGACTCTGAATTTATAATAAAAGAcgtatttgaaaatgatggtGTGGTTTTGgtaattttaaaagatgaATTAGACTGGAGTAGAAATCAACATATTTCACTTTTACAATTGGCAAGACAGCGGAGACGGCAGGACAACAAGCCATCCACAAAATCCATCGTTActgaaaagagaaaaaagatcTCTAAGGAAGACTTATCTTCTATATCAAATAAAGATACAATGCATCTAATAGCTAAAAGCTCGCTCAAGAATAACTTCATTAATAAATCAAGAGTATCAACGCCGCTAATGAACGAAATTCTACCGCTTGCAAGCAAGTATGATGCACtgaataaagaaaagtgtCCCATGCCACTTACTTCCACAGTAGTGGCATCAAATGTACACAAAGACGTAAAAGATCACGCTCGTGCTAAAGAGGGAGTTGTAACGCAAGGGAGTGAtaacaataaagaaaatataccTTCATCCACTCAACAACAGAAAAATGATGGCGCTAAAAGGGCCGAATCAAAGGATTTAGATCTTTTACGCAATTCGTCAGAAGATGCTGATTATGAACCCGCAGATGAAAACTCCCCTCAAATTTCGTTTGATTCGATTGATACCGACTTCCAATTGAGCACTACTTCTCATACTAATTCTGATATGCATATACAATATTCTAACCCCTCTAGTGGTGCTCATAGTCCCAGGAAGAGTTCCTTAGAAATTAAAgttcaaaacaaaaaaggtGATGATCTGCCATTGAACGACAAAGATATAGGTGAGAATTGTAGAAGGATAGAAGCATTTTCAGATGAAGAGGATTTTAATGAAACCGATAATGATCGTGCGGATTCGTTTATCAACAATTCTAAGAAGGCATCGATGGGATTTCGGGATATCAATTCCGACTTGGATAGCGTTTCATTCAACAgtgatattgaaaatgcagTACAAAGTACTCAAAGTACCAAAAATGTTGTTTCTCCTCCCTTTTTTcctgaaaaagaattgaatAATCGGTTACATCAAAGTCAAGGTAAGGAAGCCCTATTTCGACTTGTTGAGAAGGAGTTTCCTGATAAATCATTGGGTGCTGCGTCATCTACTTCGCATGCAAAAGACGTAAAAATACAAGAAACTATTCGGAAACTAAATAGGTTCAAGCCAACTGGGGAAACTAAGGtccaaaaaaggaatagTATTACGGAACCATATTACGGAAAATTTGgaataatgaagaaagataaACCCAAATCCATAACTTCAAAAGGGGTAAGTCTGGAAACAAAGCACTTTGATGATCCCAATACCATTATTTCCGGTGAGAAATTCGCAAAATTTGGTAAAATAAAAGTGAAACGAAAAACTGATGATGTTGGATCGAAAGTTATAGagtttaaaagaaaaagaaatatggGGAATAGATCCctaaaagatatttttgcCAATGCTGGGAAACCGCCAAATGCAGCTTCGACCATAAAAGTAGTCAAATTAATGAGAGATCCTGTTGATAATAGTAAAGACAAAGTGGAGGCAACTTCTAATAGTACGGCTCaggaacaagaacaagTCTCACCCAAGTTGCCAGTTATGAATTCAACTCctggaaaaagaaaaaatggcCAAGCGATACCGTCCAGTTTAGAAAGAACACCGCAGCTCAAGAAAGTCAAGGTTACCAGGTCGCATTCttcaccttcttcttcttcttccatgTCACTTGAATCTTCATTGGATAGCTCTTCCTCAGATGATTCGGATGATGATTCTGATTCGAGGAACGTGcaagttaaaaaaattaatttcaaaacaaGTCATGGACCAGCTGGAAATTCTAATGGAAAACCAATGCTGGATGTGGATGACAATGAAATAAATACAAAGAAGTACCAAACACCTAAATATGTTGAAAGTGATGAAGACGACCAGTAA
- a CDS encoding uncharacterized protein (hypothetical protein), whose amino-acid sequence MLECLSALLVLFAGGGGSVLAAVQSKTVADPNLCPGYNSQLISPFLSSCKRNLSECVSRYFDEQYAFCRSCVTVNNETMEDLDNCKCLQCALSSLNNSCFHDYCTSKDEYDKLQIVVEQFQLTNGVLDDGEILKPRGNKFSSRKLSYFVGQNNTLFRNPLQFEKNQLISALLTSLTNNQKTISSVDMFEVVDANNEVQYLRERTISGKTLSPATGYEEENDGDCSVKDKKWEGKIEYHENKKVSSENCSKDTDDKSGSKKERNTKAPLFHTATEIHMTRWSSWRPKKIFTRYLVNEYQSPKIITTVNRFYRTKTDTETGTTLITSTKAKRRWFPRTKIVTSTATSTFLSITTTTTTNAIATKSLVAVLNPDGLNKKAGINFGLFSANGELASPDEGGTPTVVRRDKISDPGAANEQATLFSTTFSQVPHLPELDSGEFISAASQLDKRIFIFTAITVSITTLMMLGFSYRSRVSFRDHSIDDSDDDNDWSDDEVEFDEEYFYSLPVSIPEKGISLDKMAQQLGVE is encoded by the exons ATGTTGGAATGTCTAAGCGCTCTGCTGGTTCTCTTTGCCGGTGGTGGTGGGAGCGTTCTCGCAGCGGTTCAAAGCAAAACTGTGGCAGATCCTAACTTATGTCCAGGTTACAATTCACAACTGATTTCCCCCTTCCTCTCCAGTTGC AAACGAAATTTAAGTGAATGCGTGTCCCGTTATTTTGATGAACAATATGCATTTTGTCGGTCATGCGTTACTGTGAATAATGAAACAATGGAGGACTTGGATAACTGCAAATGTTTACAGTGTGCCTTGAGTTCCCTTAATAATAGCTGCTTTCACGATTACTGTACCTCCAAAGATGAGTATGACAAGTTGCAGATCGTTGTTGAACAATTTCAATTGACAAATGGAGTTTTAGATGACGGAGAGATTTTGAAACCTAGAGGCAACAAATTTTCTAGTAGAAAATTGTCTTATTTCGTTGGTCAAAACAATACTCTTTTTAGGAACCCTTTGCAGTTCGAAAAAAACCAATTAATTTCTGCACTATTAACCTCTTTAACCAATAATCAAAAGACTATATCATCAGTTGACATGTTCGAAGTGGTTGACGCTAATAATGAAGTTCAATATTTGCGCGAAAGAACGATAAGTGGTAAAACTCTGTCTCCAGCTACTGGttatgaagaagaaaacgaCGGTGACTGTAGTGTGAAAGATAAGAAGTGGGAAGGTAAAATCGAATACCATGAGAACAAGAAAGTTAGTTCTGAAAACTGTAGTAAGGATACCGATGATAAAAGTGGCAGTAAAAAAGAACGAAATACGAAGGCCCCATTATTTCACACTGCCACCGAAATTCATATGACAAGGTGGAGTTCTTGGAggccaaagaaaatttttactcGTTACTTAGTGAATGAATACCAAAGTCCTAAAATAATAACCACAGTGAACAGGTTTTACAGGACCAAGACTGATACTGAAACAGGGACGACTTTAATCACGTCGACAAAAGccaaaagaagatggtTTCCAAGAACTAAAATCGTAACAAGTACCGCAACTTCGACGTTTTTGAGTATCACGACTACTACGACAACAAATGCTATCGCAACGAAGTCGTTAGTAGCAGTACTTAATCCGGATGgattgaataaaaaagcGGGAATAAATTTTGGTCTCTTTAGCGCTAATGGTGAGCTCGCTTCACCAGATGAAGGAGGTACACCAACAGTAGTAAGAAGAGATAAGATTTCTGATCCAGGCGCTGCTAATGAGCAGGCCACACTGTTCTCTACAACCTTTTCGCAAGTGCCGCACTTACCAGAACTAGATTCTGGTGAATTCATATCGGCGGCATCTCAATTAGACAAAAGGATTTTCATATTCACTGCCATCACAGTATCAATTACTACATTGATGATGTTGGGGTTTTCTTACCGGTCGCGGGTATCTTTTAGAGATCATAGTATCGATGACTCAGATGATGATAACGATTGGTCAGATGACGAAGTTGAATTTGACGAAGAGTATTTCTATTCTCTTCCTGTAAGCATACCAGAAAAGGGGATCAGCTTAGATAAAATGGCGCAACAACTTGGTGTAGAATAG